The stretch of DNA CAGTGAGTCGCAGATATGCACGCCGTAGATCACGTCCTTGTCGAGCCGGGCGACGTCCGCAGGGGTCACGCCGCTGGTAAAGCAATGCCAATAGTCGATCACCATCTTCACGTTGCTGCGCCCGGTGCGTTCGATCAGCTGCAGTTGGTGATCCAGGGTGTTGAGTGGCGTCCAGGACAAGGCTTCGAGGTAGAGCAGCAGACCGTATTGCCTGGCCACATCGGCCAACTCCGCCAGGTTGCTTGCCGTGCGGGCGTATTGTTCGGCCTGATCCAGGCCCAGCAAGCCTGAGTAATGCAGGCTCTTGCCGGTCGCCTGAAAATCAATCACCGCCTGTACATTGATCGGACCGGTGAGGACTTGAACGCCTTTGGCGCCCACCAGATTGGCCAGCTCAAATAGCCGCCGGGCTTCTTTGAACAGGTCGTCACGCTCGTCACCCTGACGTTCGATATCCCGCAGGTAGCCGATGCCGGTGACAGGCACGTCGTTGAGCAGTGCTTGAAGCTCTGACTCGGTATAGCCGGCCTGCAGATACGCCTCCAGCTTGCCGCTGTTGATCTCCAGCGCGTCAAAACCCAGCGTCCGGGCGATGTCGATATCCATCGCCAGGGTCGAGTGTTTCGCAACGGTGGAATGCAGGGCGAGGACGTTATTTTGGGTTGCCATATGGCGCTCCTACGGTTGAACAGCGATCAGCCAAGGCACCAACGGCCAACGCCGCGGCGTCCAGCCGCGCTTGGGGCAAGAGGCCCTCGGCGACGGCGGCGACAATCGCCCGAACGATCTGCGGCACGTGGGGCATAGCCTTTGCGGAAATCAGTAATAAGTCGGCCCCGGCATTCAGCGCGGCCACTGCGACCTCGCCGAGGGACATCTGGCCGATGGTTGAGCGGTGATCGAGGTCGATGGTCATCACCAGCCCCTTGAAGCCCAACTCCTGGCGCAACACGCCGATCAATTCAGGCGACACCGAGGCTGCCGTGGGCGGTGTGCATGCGGCGAATATCGCCGGGCCCATCATCACCGCATCGGCGCCAGCGTCGATCCCGGCCTGAAACCCGGGCCAGAAGGCCCGCAGTTGCTGCATGGACTCGCTGACCACCGCCGTTTCAGTCGACGGCTGCTGAAACAGCACCGGGTGCCCGGGGAAGTGCTTCAGGGTGCTGGCCATCCCGGCCCGCCGCACGCCGCGCACATACGCACCGACCATCGCCGCCGTCTGGTGAACATCGCCCGACAGCGTGCGCCCCGCCAGCCACACATTACGGCCGCCGACCACATCCGCCGTCGGCGACAGCAGCAGGTTGACCCCGGTCGCCCGCGCGGCGGTGGCGACCTTGAAGCACGCCTGCTCCAGCGCCGCACAATCCATCGCCCGGGCCACATCGGGCTCCGGCAGCGCCGGGGTCACCCCTTGCAAGCGGTGCACGGCGGAGATGTCGGCATCGGCTGCCAGCAGCAGCGGCCCACCCAGTTCGGTGGCCGTGCCGGTAAAACGCTGCCAGATGTCCAGGGTTTCGGCTTGCAGGCGCCTGGCGCTCATTTTTCCGCTGACGTATTCCTCTCCCGTCTCGCCAAACAACAGGCTGCGCCCGCCATTGCCGAGGAACCGACGCACGTCATCCGTCATCTGCACGTCCAGCAATACCGGGAACAGTACGCCGTAGGCCTTGCGGTCATTCGCGCTCATGGCTGGTTTCCTGGGTGGCGATTGCCAGTTGACGGACCTTGGCAGCGGCGTCCAACAGAACCTGGCGGTCCAGGGTGCCTTCGTGGACGGCGGCGACAATCGCCTCGGCGATGCTGTCCAGGCCTGACTCGCTGGACACCAGCAACAGGTGCGCACCGGCCACCAGGGAGGCTACGGCGGTATCGGGGATGGTGTTGCCGCGCAGGATCGACACGGCGTCCAGGTCATCGGAAATGATCAGGCCTTCGAAGCCCAGGGTGTCACGCAGTACGCCGATGACCTTCGACGAGGTGGACGCCGACTGCTGCGCATCAATCGCAGGAAATACCGCCGGGCCAGGCATGACGGCTTTTACGCCGGTGGCGATGACCTGCTTGAATACTTCAAGATTGTCATGCAGCAATTCCAGCGGCCCCGGCACGGTGGCTTCGGCAATGGCCGGATCGTGCTCGGTGACGTAGTGCCCGGGAAAGTGCTTGGCAGTGGCGATCACACCCGCGCGCTGCACCCCGCGGATAAACGCGCAGGACACTCGGCTGACTTCCACTGGATCCGCGCCCAGGTGCCGGTTGTGCAGCCATGGATTGACGCCGGTGACCACGTCCACGATGGGCGCCAGGAACAGATTCACACCCAGCCCGCGGGCCGCGGCGGCCATCTCGAAGCAACGTTGCTCGAGGTCCTCGGCGCCGAGGTCCTGGAGCTGCGCCCGGGTAGCGACCGCCGGGACCAGTTGGTGCAGGCGTTCGATTCCGCCGAGTTCCTGGTCTACCGCGATCAGCACCGCAGAGCCCGCCAGCGCCGTGGCTTCCTTGACGATACTGATGAAATCGGCTTTGGACTCGCCCGCCTTGCGCGCCGGGCTCATGCCTCGGCCCACGTATTCATCCCGGGTTTCCCCAAGCAACAGGGACACACCACCACGGCTCAGGTAACGGCGCACATTGTCGTCCAGGTGCAAATCCCCGAATGCGGGAAGCAGTACCGAATACGCGGCGCGATGCAGTTCGCTTGACATTGTTTTTCCTCAACAGCGTTTGGGTGAGTCGTTGGATGCGCAGCGGTGCCACGCATGAAATCAATTACCGCGGGAAAGGCACCCAGGCCCGCTGCTGGTGGGATTCGAGGCTGGCCTGGGACAACAACACCCCGCGCACGCCTTCGTGAATATCCGGCAACGGGACGCTGGTCGCTGTGCGCCATTGCGCCCCGGCATCCAGGGCCTCGGCGAAGTCGGCGTACAGCACGGCCAGCGCTTCCAGATAACCTTCGGTATTGCCCGCCGGCAAGCTGGTGAACGTCAGCGTCTGCGGCCTGTTGTCGGACTGGCCTCGCCGATAGATGCGGTCTGCACCGTCAGTGGGCGTGAACAACAGGGTTTCCGGTGACTCCTGGCACCATTCGACCGAAGCCAGGCTGCCGACGACCTTGAAGCGCAAGCCGTTGCGATGCCCGGGCGCGGCGAAACTGGCCCACAACAATCCATCCACGCCGCCGTCGAATTCCAGTTGCACCACGCAGGTATCGTCCAGGCCCCAACCCGGCACCACGCTGGTCAACTTGGCGTTGAGCTGGGTGCAGCGCTGCCCGGACAGAAACTCCAACAGGTTGAAGGCATGGGTGCCGACGTCTCCCAGCGCGCCGGTGGGGCCGGCCTTTTGCGGGTCACCGCGCCACGCCAGGCTATTGCTCAAGCCGGACACGCCGGGGGCCAGCCACTCCAGCAGGTATTCGACGTACAGGAAGCGCAGCTCACCCAGCTCGCCGGCCTGGATTCGACTGCGGGCGTCCCTGACCATCGGGTAGCCCTGATAGGTGTAGGTCAGCGCAAAAAATGTCCCGTGGCGCTCGGCAAGGTTCGCCAGCTCCCGGGCTTCGTCAGGGTGGTTGACCAGGGGCTTGTCGCAGATCACCGGGATGCCCGCCTCCAGGAACAACCGGCACGGTTCGAAGTGCAAGTGGTTGGGCGTCACGATAACCACCGCCTCGATCGGGTCGGGGCGGCGAGACTCGGCGGCCGCCATGTCCTCGAACGACAAGTAGATACGTTCGGGTTCAATAGTGAGCGCTGCGCCCGCCTCGCGGCATTTATCCGCGTCGGCAGAGAAAGCGCCGGCAACGATATCGAAGCGATTACACAGGCGCATCGCTGCGCGGTGGTAACTGGCGAAGTAAGCGCCCTGCCCGCCGCCGACCATGCCGACCTTGAGTCGCCTCTTTCCGGGAATGTCGCCGGTCAACCTTGCCATCGCCCAATCCTCCGCAAAAAGCATTGGCCCGAGTATCAGGGGTGACCGGTGTTTCCACCATTTCGCACCCTTGGCGATACCTGACGCGGACTGAAGCACTCCTGCGCAGCACGGGGTGTTACCCGTCGCTATCGAATGTGTTACTGGGCGGACCGCCACCGTCACGATTGACCCGTGAAAACCACAACGCACTGGCGCCGAACCTTCAGTAAAAGCGCTTACAATCTGACGCATTCAGTTATGCTCAAACTTCATGTTTGAACTTAAACAAACGGCATGAAAGATGCTTTGGTAATGATCGGAAGTTTCAAACGCTTAAACGGTTATTACGGTTATGCCCAAGGTTATTCGATAACTGCGCTATAACTTTAATAACTGGCGCCTTAACCCAGCCAAGTACATCGAGATAATAATGCCCAGCCGCCCGGACTCATCGCCCCTGTCATTAGCCGCCGCCACCTCCCACCCCGAGCGACAGCAGGCGCGCAGCGACTTGCAGGCCAATGTGCAAAAGAATCTGAGCACGCTGGTGGAGTCCTGCCGGTCGGTGGCCGACATGTGCCGCAAAGTTGATGTGAACCGCCAGCAGTTCAACAAGTACCTGGTGGGCCAGCACGTGCCGTCGCAGAAGATTCTGCAAAAGATCGGCCGCTATTTCATGATGGAAGCCGAAGACCTCTTCCGCCCGCCCGCCGAGTTCAAGAAGTTCTATGAAGGCTATGAAAACGAACTGCCGACCGGCTTGCGGGCTTCGGAGCAGTTCAATCATTTCCTGCCGCTGGCCAAGCAGTCGGCTGACGTGCTCGAAGACTATCTGGGGGTGTATTACCGCTACCACAATTCATCGATCTACAAGGGCCGGATCCTGCGTTCGGTCACCTGCCTGTACCGCGCCGACTCGATGGTGCAGTACGTCACCGTCGAGCGCTTTCCGCTGCGCGATGGCAGCGGCAAGATCGGGTATTCATTCACCTACCACGGGTTCTGCCTGCTGCTGGGCGATCGCCTGTTCATGGTGGATTTCGAAGGCAAGCAACGTAACGAAATGACGTTTTCGATCCTGACGCCGCAGCATCGTCGGCCGATCCGTTTTCTCTATGGGTTGGTGACGGGTGTGGCGTCGTCCTCGTTCCGCCAACCCTTCTCCACGCGCATGGCGCTGGGACTAGTGGACAAGGGCAAGATCCGCAAGCATCACTTGCGCAATGCAACGGTGCTGTTGCCCAGCGACCAGTCGATCCCGCTGGACGTACGTGAATACATGACCGGCGACAACGCCACCATTGTCTGGGGCGGTCAGGACTGAGGGACCTGCAGGGGCTGGCGTGCCGTCATCATTTCAACCAGCGACGGGCCCTTGCTGTTGAGGGCTTTGACGAGGGTCGCGTTGAGTTGTGACGCGTGTTCCACGCGCCAGGCTTCAAGGCCGAAGTTTCGGGCGATGCCAGCGAAGTCCGGGGCATAGGGTTTGCCATCCGGCAGGTTGAATTCACCGGCCCGGTGTTGCTCGATGGGCGGCGTCTGTACGTCGCCCAGGGCTTCGTCACCGCTGCTGTTGAAGACCAGGAACACCACCGGAATGCTGTGCATCACGCACACAGCCATCTCTTGCATCGACTGCAGGAAATCCCGGCTGCCCACGGCACAGACCACCTGGCGGGCGGGCATGGCGAGCTTGGCGCCGATAGCCGCCGGGACGGCCCAGCCGAGGGTGGCGGGGTTGCCGGCGCACAAGTGCCTGCCGGGGTAATGCACCGGGAACATCTTGCGGGCCATGGGCTGGGTGGGGCCGCTACCGATGACGAGAATGGCGTCGTTTTCCAGCACGGAGGATGAGGCGCGGCCTTCGCGCAGTACGCTGATTTTACGCGGGGTGGGTTGGGGTTCTGCACGCAGGGTGGCGGGTGGCAGGCTGGCGTTGGTGGAGGCGCCTTGGAGGGCGTCGTCAATGGACAGGCTGACAGGGCCGGGATGGGCGCTCAGCATGGTGTCGAAGGCTTGGCGCAGGGCTTGGGGTAGCTGTTGTAGTGTCGAAACCGTCGCGTGATCTTTCATGACGTTGGCGGCTATCGTTTCGGGCTGGGCGTTGCTGATGACCAGCAGCGCGCAGGCGTCCTGGTGCGCGGTGGCGAGGGCTCCCAGGGCTGAGGGGATGCCCAGGGGGCCCGTGAGTACGACGGCCATGGGGCGACCGCACGCACGGTAGTAGCCGTCGGCGAGGTGCACGGCGCTGTGGGCCTGGATGACGTGGATAAAGGGGATGTCGGTGCCCGGGGTCAGCAGCGCTTCCACCAGGGCCCGGGCGCCGTCGCCCGGGGGCCCGGCTACGTAGTCGACACTGTT from Pseudomonas sp. NC02 encodes:
- a CDS encoding sugar phosphate isomerase/epimerase — protein: MATQNNVLALHSTVAKHSTLAMDIDIARTLGFDALEINSGKLEAYLQAGYTESELQALLNDVPVTGIGYLRDIERQGDERDDLFKEARRLFELANLVGAKGVQVLTGPINVQAVIDFQATGKSLHYSGLLGLDQAEQYARTASNLAELADVARQYGLLLYLEALSWTPLNTLDHQLQLIERTGRSNVKMVIDYWHCFTSGVTPADVARLDKDVIYGVHICDSLAFEGGIPNEEVLRDVPTGSGVLDLVEWTAAVKATGYAGWWSCELFCKKQQQQNSYAVAQQLKTLLTGLVG
- a CDS encoding glycoside hydrolase family 3 N-terminal domain-containing protein; the protein is MSANDRKAYGVLFPVLLDVQMTDDVRRFLGNGGRSLLFGETGEEYVSGKMSARRLQAETLDIWQRFTGTATELGGPLLLAADADISAVHRLQGVTPALPEPDVARAMDCAALEQACFKVATAARATGVNLLLSPTADVVGGRNVWLAGRTLSGDVHQTAAMVGAYVRGVRRAGMASTLKHFPGHPVLFQQPSTETAVVSESMQQLRAFWPGFQAGIDAGADAVMMGPAIFAACTPPTAASVSPELIGVLRQELGFKGLVMTIDLDHRSTIGQMSLGEVAVAALNAGADLLLISAKAMPHVPQIVRAIVAAVAEGLLPQARLDAAALAVGALADRCSTVGAPYGNPK
- a CDS encoding glycoside hydrolase family 3 N-terminal domain-containing protein, with amino-acid sequence MSSELHRAAYSVLLPAFGDLHLDDNVRRYLSRGGVSLLLGETRDEYVGRGMSPARKAGESKADFISIVKEATALAGSAVLIAVDQELGGIERLHQLVPAVATRAQLQDLGAEDLEQRCFEMAAAARGLGVNLFLAPIVDVVTGVNPWLHNRHLGADPVEVSRVSCAFIRGVQRAGVIATAKHFPGHYVTEHDPAIAEATVPGPLELLHDNLEVFKQVIATGVKAVMPGPAVFPAIDAQQSASTSSKVIGVLRDTLGFEGLIISDDLDAVSILRGNTIPDTAVASLVAGAHLLLVSSESGLDSIAEAIVAAVHEGTLDRQVLLDAAAKVRQLAIATQETSHERE
- a CDS encoding Gfo/Idh/MocA family protein, with the translated sequence MARLTGDIPGKRRLKVGMVGGGQGAYFASYHRAAMRLCNRFDIVAGAFSADADKCREAGAALTIEPERIYLSFEDMAAAESRRPDPIEAVVIVTPNHLHFEPCRLFLEAGIPVICDKPLVNHPDEARELANLAERHGTFFALTYTYQGYPMVRDARSRIQAGELGELRFLYVEYLLEWLAPGVSGLSNSLAWRGDPQKAGPTGALGDVGTHAFNLLEFLSGQRCTQLNAKLTSVVPGWGLDDTCVVQLEFDGGVDGLLWASFAAPGHRNGLRFKVVGSLASVEWCQESPETLLFTPTDGADRIYRRGQSDNRPQTLTFTSLPAGNTEGYLEALAVLYADFAEALDAGAQWRTATSVPLPDIHEGVRGVLLSQASLESHQQRAWVPFPR
- a CDS encoding helix-turn-helix transcriptional regulator; its protein translation is MSLAAATSHPERQQARSDLQANVQKNLSTLVESCRSVADMCRKVDVNRQQFNKYLVGQHVPSQKILQKIGRYFMMEAEDLFRPPAEFKKFYEGYENELPTGLRASEQFNHFLPLAKQSADVLEDYLGVYYRYHNSSIYKGRILRSVTCLYRADSMVQYVTVERFPLRDGSGKIGYSFTYHGFCLLLGDRLFMVDFEGKQRNEMTFSILTPQHRRPIRFLYGLVTGVASSSFRQPFSTRMALGLVDKGKIRKHHLRNATVLLPSDQSIPLDVREYMTGDNATIVWGGQD
- a CDS encoding thiamine pyrophosphate-dependent enzyme is translated as MKFTGGQIIAKALKANSVDYVAGPPGDGARALVEALLTPGTDIPFIHVIQAHSAVHLADGYYRACGRPMAVVLTGPLGIPSALGALATAHQDACALLVISNAQPETIAANVMKDHATVSTLQQLPQALRQAFDTMLSAHPGPVSLSIDDALQGASTNASLPPATLRAEPQPTPRKISVLREGRASSSVLENDAILVIGSGPTQPMARKMFPVHYPGRHLCAGNPATLGWAVPAAIGAKLAMPARQVVCAVGSRDFLQSMQEMAVCVMHSIPVVFLVFNSSGDEALGDVQTPPIEQHRAGEFNLPDGKPYAPDFAGIARNFGLEAWRVEHASQLNATLVKALNSKGPSLVEMMTARQPLQVPQS